The Pimelobacter simplex genomic sequence GCCCACGATCACCGTTGTCGGCATCGGCGCCGACGGTCACCTGAACCCCGAGGCCCGCGCCCTCGTGGGCAGTGCCGAGGTGCTGCTCGGCGGCGAGCGGCACCTGGCGCTCGTGCCCGCCGTCCCCGGTCAGGTACGCCGCCCGTGGCCCCGGCCGCTGGCCGCCCTGCCGGACGTCCTGCGCGAGCACGCCGGGCGCACCGTCGTCGCCCTCGCCTCGGGCGACCCGCTCGTGTCGGGGATCGGGACCACGCTGATCCGGATGCTCGGCGCGGAGGCCGTCGCCGTCGTCCCCGCCGTCTCGTCGGTCTCGCTCGCCCGCGCCCGGATGGGCTGGTCGGCCGAGGAGTCCGCCGTCGTCACGCTGGTCGGCCGCGACACCGACGCGCTGCGCCGCGAGCTCGCGCCCGGACGCCGGCTGCTGGTGCTGTCGTCCGACGAGAGCACGCCCGCGGCGGTCGCCGCGATCCTGGACGAGACGGGCTTCGCCGCCACCGCGATCCACGTCCTCGGTGACCTCGGCAGCGCCGACGAGACGCACACCCGGTACCCCGGGCCCGGCACGGTGGTCCCGCGACTGCACGTCCTGGCGCTGGAGGTGGCGGGCGCCGGACCCGCGTCCTGGACGCCGGGCCTGCCCGACGACGCCTTCGAGCACGACGGCCAGCTCACCAAGCGCGACGTGCGCGCGAGCGCGCTGTCCCGGCTGGCGCCGGTTCCCGGGGCGCTCCTGTGGGACGTCGGCGCGGGAGCCGGGTCGGTCGGCATCGAGTGGCTGCGTGCGCACCCGCTCACCGCGGCCGTCGCGGTCGAGGCCGACCCCGAGCGCGCGGCCCGGGTCGGCCGCAACGCCGCCACGCTGGGCGTCCCGCGCCTGGAGGTCGTCACCGGTCGCGCCCCCGACGCACTCGCCGGTCTCCCCCGGCCCGACGCGGTCTTCGTCGGCGGCGGCGCCACGGCCCCCGGCCTGCTCGACCTGTGCCGCGACGCCCTCGCCCCCGGCGGACGGCTCGTCGCGCACGGCGTGACGCTGGAGACCGAGCGCCTCCTCGTCGACGCCTTCCACACCCACGGCGGCGAGCTGACCCGGCTCGCGGTCGAGCACGTCACCCCCCTGGGCGGACGGTTCACCGGCTGGACGCCGGCCCGCGCCGTCGTCCAGTGGACCTGGACCAAGGAGCCGCAACCGTGACCGTGCACTTCGTGGGCGCCGGACCCGGCGCCGCGGACCTCATCACGCTGCGGGCCGCGGCGCTGCTGGGCGCCGCCGACGTCGTCCTCTACCCCGGCACCTACCTCGACGCCGAGGTGCTCGCGCACTGCCGCCCCGACGCGCGGCGCGTGGACACCCAGGAGCTCGACCTGGACCGGATCACCGCCACGATGGTCGAGGCGCACGCGGCCGGGCTCGACGTCGTACGGCTGACGTCGGGCGACCCGTCGCTCTACTCCGCGCTGCACGAGCAGACCCGGCGGCTCGACGCCGCGGGCGTCGCGTGGGACGTCACGCCCGGCGTCCCGGCGTACGCCGCGGCGGCGGCGACGGTCGGCCGCGAGCTGACCGTCCCCCTGCTCGCACAGTCGGTCGTGCTCACTCGCACCCAGGCCCGCTCGACGGCCATGCCCGAGCGCGAGTCGCTGGCGGCGTACGCCGCGACGGGGGCGACGCTCGTGCTGCACCTGGCGATCACCCGCACCCGCACGCTGATGGCCGAGCTCGACCCGTTCTACGGCGCCGACTGCCCCGTCGCGGTGGTCGCGCGCGCCTCGCAGCCCGACGAGCTCGTCCTGCGCGGCACCGTCGGCACGATCGCAGCGCTCGTCGAGGAGGCCGGCCTGCGCCAGGC encodes the following:
- the cbiE gene encoding precorrin-6y C5,15-methyltransferase (decarboxylating) subunit CbiE codes for the protein MGGLTPTITVVGIGADGHLNPEARALVGSAEVLLGGERHLALVPAVPGQVRRPWPRPLAALPDVLREHAGRTVVALASGDPLVSGIGTTLIRMLGAEAVAVVPAVSSVSLARARMGWSAEESAVVTLVGRDTDALRRELAPGRRLLVLSSDESTPAAVAAILDETGFAATAIHVLGDLGSADETHTRYPGPGTVVPRLHVLALEVAGAGPASWTPGLPDDAFEHDGQLTKRDVRASALSRLAPVPGALLWDVGAGAGSVGIEWLRAHPLTAAVAVEADPERAARVGRNAATLGVPRLEVVTGRAPDALAGLPRPDAVFVGGGATAPGLLDLCRDALAPGGRLVAHGVTLETERLLVDAFHTHGGELTRLAVEHVTPLGGRFTGWTPARAVVQWTWTKEPQP
- a CDS encoding cobalt-precorrin-4/precorrin-4 C(11)-methyltransferase, whose product is MTVHFVGAGPGAADLITLRAAALLGAADVVLYPGTYLDAEVLAHCRPDARRVDTQELDLDRITATMVEAHAAGLDVVRLTSGDPSLYSALHEQTRRLDAAGVAWDVTPGVPAYAAAAATVGRELTVPLLAQSVVLTRTQARSTAMPERESLAAYAATGATLVLHLAITRTRTLMAELDPFYGADCPVAVVARASQPDELVLRGTVGTIAALVEEAGLRQAAVILVGPALASTSDAESYLYSTERVTRKERLR